In Deltaproteobacteria bacterium, a genomic segment contains:
- a CDS encoding putative DNA binding domain-containing protein — MPKESQNKEWKESWRDEYLKWICGFANAEGGKLTIGRNDKNQIVGIKNAKELLEVLPNKVRDLLGIMVDVNLRKSAGKECLEIVVPAYPNPISYKGDYYYRSGSTNQALKGAALDRFILRKQGKQWDGVLEPSFKQKNCSAEALKLFKQKAKQSGRMDPAILKDSREVLLDNLELVESHGLKRAACLLFSDRPEGIISGSWIKIG; from the coding sequence ATGCCCAAGGAAAGTCAAAATAAAGAATGGAAGGAATCCTGGCGCGATGAATATCTGAAATGGATATGCGGGTTCGCCAATGCCGAGGGTGGCAAGCTGACGATTGGCAGAAACGATAAGAACCAGATTGTCGGGATAAAGAACGCCAAGGAATTGCTGGAAGTCCTTCCAAACAAAGTGCGCGATCTGCTCGGCATTATGGTCGATGTCAACCTGCGCAAATCCGCTGGCAAGGAGTGTCTAGAAATTGTTGTTCCGGCCTATCCAAACCCCATCAGCTACAAGGGGGACTATTATTACCGGAGCGGCAGTACCAATCAGGCTCTTAAGGGAGCCGCGCTCGATCGCTTTATTTTGCGTAAACAGGGCAAGCAGTGGGATGGCGTATTGGAGCCCTCCTTTAAGCAGAAAAATTGCAGTGCGGAAGCCCTGAAACTCTTCAAACAAAAAGCCAAGCAAAGCGGGCGCATGGATCCTGCCATATTAAAGGACAGCCGGGAGGTCCTGCTGGATAACTTGGAATTAGTCGAATCGCATGGACTCAAGCGCGCGGCCTGTCTGCTCTTTTCTGATCGACCCGAAGGAATCATCAGCGGATCATGGATCAAGATCGGTT
- a CDS encoding phosphatase PAP2 family protein — protein MQTTFIIWIQHHLHPHADLFFQIITYFGSFSGVVLLTALVLWTISYRVGIALLLGNLLTQYIGSLWLKALIALPRPFQASADVLAIVPEHGFSFPSGHAINAVMTLGTLAWCVRRRTVTALAVGGIVLIGLSRIYLGLHYPMDIIGGYALGGLGLWVVIRVMPKLQAWNTTIGWPGKVLGCLAVAAVLAAPLLAFGSVGIPLQWAIFAFIIYCGACVGAIFNTHWVHFTIADAVRQRGWCALVGYGVLLPLLMRFPQSAWMYFAAILWVTIGAPWLFEKMRLTQRAVSGATGRRVGCLVCIVLGSSAVHATAHAYQSGEMIIHTARHEGNSLGARRWRLPPRRCGQLVDYVGAAIECTVQATANGMAAIVSFVTQCGGDLCDGQQWLSIAKGKPIRLPDSLWGGSLELLPSLHAIVADHVAMNARTRHVDVSTIRYDLKTAQVTPFAACESPTLSPGGQWIVCRHANGDALRVSTKGERPQRVYRAPMKAEAIYRAPHSWALNPVVEFPTREQMQITTHLREGEDVRDTVAWTE, from the coding sequence ATGCAAACGACTTTCATTATCTGGATTCAGCATCACCTCCATCCCCACGCGGATCTTTTTTTTCAGATCATCACCTATTTCGGCTCTTTTTCCGGCGTCGTACTCTTGACCGCGCTCGTGTTGTGGACAATTTCTTATCGTGTCGGCATTGCGCTGTTGCTGGGCAATCTCCTGACGCAATATATCGGCAGTTTGTGGCTCAAGGCGCTGATCGCGCTCCCGCGGCCGTTTCAGGCCTCTGCGGATGTACTTGCGATCGTTCCGGAACATGGGTTCAGTTTTCCCTCGGGACATGCGATTAACGCGGTCATGACGCTCGGCACGCTTGCCTGGTGTGTGCGGCGCAGGACCGTGACAGCGCTCGCGGTCGGCGGCATCGTATTGATCGGCCTATCCAGGATCTATCTCGGCCTCCACTATCCGATGGATATCATCGGCGGCTATGCACTGGGCGGTCTGGGACTTTGGGTGGTGATTCGCGTTATGCCCAAACTCCAAGCCTGGAACACGACGATCGGATGGCCTGGAAAAGTCCTCGGATGTCTTGCCGTCGCTGCGGTGTTGGCCGCCCCACTGCTCGCCTTCGGCTCTGTCGGAATTCCGCTGCAATGGGCGATCTTTGCATTCATCATTTATTGTGGCGCGTGCGTCGGCGCCATTTTCAACACGCACTGGGTACACTTCACCATCGCCGATGCAGTGCGGCAACGCGGATGGTGCGCGCTCGTCGGCTATGGCGTGCTGCTGCCGCTGCTGATGCGCTTTCCTCAATCGGCGTGGATGTATTTTGCGGCCATCTTGTGGGTAACGATTGGCGCTCCGTGGCTGTTCGAAAAAATGCGGCTCACGCAGCGCGCAGTGAGCGGTGCGACGGGACGCCGCGTCGGCTGTCTCGTTTGCATCGTACTCGGCAGTAGTGCCGTCCACGCAACGGCACATGCGTATCAGTCGGGAGAAATGATCATTCATACGGCGCGACACGAAGGGAACTCGCTCGGGGCGCGTCGTTGGCGATTGCCGCCGCGACGATGCGGTCAATTGGTCGACTACGTCGGAGCCGCAATCGAATGCACCGTACAAGCCACGGCCAACGGAATGGCCGCGATCGTGAGTTTCGTCACGCAGTGTGGTGGGGATCTATGCGACGGCCAGCAGTGGCTCTCGATCGCGAAGGGTAAACCGATACGGCTGCCCGATAGTCTTTGGGGCGGCAGCTTGGAGCTGCTCCCTTCATTGCACGCCATCGTCGCCGATCACGTCGCTATGAATGCGCGGACACGCCATGTGGACGTCAGCACGATTCGATACGACTTGAAGACGGCGCAAGTCACACCGTTCGCGGCGTGCGAGTCCCCGACGCTCTCTCCCGGCGGACAATGGATCGTCTGTCGCCACGCCAATGGCGATGCGCTGCGCGTGTCCACGAAAGGCGAACGCCCGCAGCGGGTCTACCGTGCGCCGATGAAGGCGGAAGCGATTTATCGCGCGCCACACAGCTGGGCGCTAAACCCGGTCGTCGAATTTCCGACACGGGAGCAAATGCAAATCACAACCCATCTGCGGGAGGGCGAGGATGTCCGCGACACGGTGGCCTGGACCGAATAA
- a CDS encoding cupin domain-containing protein, with the protein MTTRCTAEALIQHFQLQPHPEGGFFRETFRDGGTIPQAALPKRFSGDRSFSTAIYFLLPEGKRSQLHRITADELWHFYLGDPLVVVEIRPDGRTTETLLGHDVLAGQCVQHVVPAGHWFGAYPAPGSRFSFVGCTVAPGFDFADFEMGEREALLRQFPQARDVVERLT; encoded by the coding sequence ATGACGACACGATGCACGGCCGAGGCACTGATTCAGCACTTTCAACTGCAACCGCATCCTGAAGGAGGTTTCTTTCGCGAGACGTTTCGCGATGGCGGAACGATCCCCCAGGCGGCACTCCCGAAACGATTTAGCGGAGATCGCAGTTTTTCCACCGCGATCTATTTTCTTCTCCCCGAGGGGAAACGTTCGCAATTGCATCGCATCACGGCCGATGAGCTGTGGCACTTCTATCTCGGCGATCCGTTAGTGGTCGTGGAGATTCGCCCCGATGGCCGCACGACGGAGACGTTGCTCGGTCACGACGTGCTGGCCGGCCAGTGCGTGCAGCACGTAGTCCCCGCCGGCCACTGGTTCGGCGCCTATCCCGCACCCGGCAGCCGTTTCAGCTTCGTCGGCTGCACCGTGGCCCCCGGTTTCGACTTCGCCGACTTTGAAATGGGAGAACGTGAAGCGTTGCTGCGCCAATTCCCGCAGGCGCGGGATGTGGTGGAGCGGTTGACGTAA